One genomic window of Comamonas serinivorans includes the following:
- a CDS encoding prolyl hydroxylase family protein, with product MAGWQALTDRVFQVPGALTATDCAALMALAQAHGFEAAQVRAEAGTRAMPQVRNNQRAQLPAPDWVARLWQLLQTWPLPTLQGQHPVGLPRDLRFYAYAPGQRFKMHKDGPWREDGRVSQLTLLVYLNDDFEGGATDFRDFAVVPRTGDALLFVHDTWHEGQAVTRGHKYVLRSDVMYG from the coding sequence ATGGCCGGCTGGCAAGCCCTCACCGACCGCGTGTTTCAGGTGCCCGGCGCCCTGACGGCCACCGACTGCGCTGCCCTGATGGCGCTGGCGCAGGCCCACGGCTTCGAGGCGGCCCAGGTGCGGGCCGAGGCGGGCACCCGGGCCATGCCCCAGGTGCGCAACAACCAGCGGGCCCAGCTGCCCGCGCCCGACTGGGTGGCCCGCCTGTGGCAGCTGCTGCAGACCTGGCCCTTGCCCACGCTGCAGGGGCAGCACCCCGTGGGCCTACCGCGCGACCTGCGCTTTTACGCCTATGCCCCGGGGCAGCGCTTCAAGATGCACAAGGACGGCCCCTGGCGCGAGGATGGCCGGGTCAGCCAGCTCACCCTGCTCGTGTACCTGAACGACGATTTCGAGGGCGGCGCCACCGACTTCCGCGACTTTGCGGTGGTGCCGCGCACGGGGGATGCGCTGCTCTTCGTGCACGACACCTGGCACGAAGGCCAGGCCGTGACGCGTGGCCACAAGTACGTGCTGCGTTCGGATGTGATGTACGGCTGA
- the prfH gene encoding peptide chain release factor H, protein MLLIQITAAHGPAECERAAQLTLRALLREAAGAGIAFDVLACVDTPAGCQSALLRSAHEAALPWVTPWLGTIQWTFASPFRPHHRRKNWFVAVQRCALPEAVPTEGEIRFQACKASGAGGQHVNTTDSAVHATHVASGLSVKVGTERSQHANKRLARELLAIKLAQRQASLLDQAREARARLHGQVARGDPVKVFHGPPGR, encoded by the coding sequence ATGCTGCTGATCCAGATCACGGCCGCGCACGGCCCGGCGGAGTGCGAGCGTGCGGCGCAGCTCACGCTGCGCGCGCTGTTGCGCGAGGCCGCCGGGGCCGGCATCGCGTTCGACGTGCTGGCGTGCGTGGACACACCGGCTGGCTGCCAGTCGGCCCTGCTGCGCAGTGCGCACGAGGCGGCGCTGCCGTGGGTGACGCCCTGGTTGGGGACCATCCAGTGGACCTTCGCCAGCCCGTTTCGCCCCCACCACCGGCGCAAGAACTGGTTCGTGGCGGTGCAGCGCTGTGCGCTGCCCGAGGCCGTGCCCACCGAAGGCGAGATCCGCTTTCAGGCTTGCAAGGCCTCGGGCGCGGGTGGCCAGCACGTCAACACCACGGACTCGGCCGTGCACGCCACGCACGTCGCCAGCGGCTTGTCCGTGAAGGTGGGTACCGAGCGCAGCCAGCACGCCAACAAGCGGCTGGCTCGGGAACTGCTGGCCATCAAGCTGGCGCAACGCCAGGCGTCGCTGCTGGACCAGGCCCGCGAGGCCCGCGCCCGGCTGCACGGCCAGGTGGCGCGAGGCGACCCGGTCAAGGTGTTCCACGGGCCGCCGGGGCGATGA
- a CDS encoding RNA ligase RtcB family protein: MGHSLLDTRVRVFANDRVWMEDAALQQLHTTAGLAGMRAAVGLPDLHPGRGYPVGAAFFSVGRLYPALVGGDIGCGMALYETELRPHKTSASRLAQALGCIDGRLPDHAVSPEARAALHDIAQRAELFTADELVASLGTIGGGNHFAELQVVDQVHEPGVVDAKRVHLLVHSGSRGLGSAILRAHIDGYNHGGLAAGDEAARQYLAQHDAALAFAELNRAHIAQRMAQALRTDLRPVLALSHNHVLPHVWGGEAGFLHRKGATPADQGLVVIPGSRGDHSHVLRPVAGRHEALDSLAHGAGRKWARADCRGRLKPRFSLTELLQTRFGSAVVCADKALVYEEAPQAYKDVDAVVATLIEAGLVVPVARLRPLLTYKKGALDQPDAEDEAGRRPRDGRGRPGKASNHASGQVSGKTPRGGLPCC; encoded by the coding sequence ATGGGCCATTCCCTGTTGGACACCCGCGTTCGGGTGTTCGCCAACGACCGCGTCTGGATGGAGGACGCGGCCCTTCAACAACTGCACACCACCGCTGGCCTCGCGGGCATGCGGGCCGCCGTCGGCCTGCCTGACCTGCACCCCGGGCGCGGCTACCCGGTGGGCGCCGCCTTCTTTTCGGTCGGCCGGCTGTACCCGGCCCTGGTCGGTGGCGACATCGGCTGCGGCATGGCGCTGTACGAGACCGAGCTGAGGCCCCACAAGACCTCGGCATCCCGGCTGGCGCAGGCGCTGGGCTGCATCGATGGCCGCTTGCCCGACCACGCCGTCTCGCCCGAAGCGCGCGCGGCGTTGCACGACATCGCCCAGCGTGCGGAGCTGTTCACGGCCGACGAGCTGGTCGCCAGCCTGGGCACCATCGGCGGCGGCAACCACTTTGCCGAGTTGCAGGTGGTCGATCAGGTGCACGAGCCCGGCGTGGTGGACGCCAAGCGCGTGCACCTGCTGGTGCACAGCGGCTCGCGTGGCCTGGGCAGCGCCATCTTGCGCGCCCACATCGACGGCTACAACCACGGCGGTCTGGCGGCCGGCGACGAGGCAGCGCGGCAGTACCTGGCGCAGCACGATGCGGCGCTGGCCTTTGCCGAGCTGAACCGCGCCCACATCGCCCAGCGCATGGCGCAGGCGCTGCGCACAGACCTGCGGCCCGTGCTGGCGCTGTCGCACAACCACGTGCTGCCGCATGTCTGGGGTGGCGAGGCGGGCTTTCTGCACCGCAAGGGCGCCACGCCGGCCGACCAGGGCCTGGTGGTCATTCCCGGTTCGCGCGGCGACCACAGCCATGTGCTGCGGCCGGTGGCGGGCCGCCACGAGGCGCTGGATTCGCTGGCGCATGGCGCCGGCCGCAAATGGGCCCGAGCCGATTGCCGGGGACGGCTCAAGCCCCGCTTCTCGCTCACCGAGCTGCTGCAAACGCGGTTTGGCAGCGCCGTGGTCTGTGCCGACAAGGCGCTGGTCTACGAAGAAGCGCCCCAGGCCTACAAGGACGTGGACGCCGTGGTCGCCACGCTGATCGAGGCCGGGCTGGTGGTGCCCGTGGCCCGGCTGAGACCGCTGCTGACCTACAAAAAGGGCGCGCTGGATCAGCCCGACGCCGAAGACGAGGCCGGCCGCCGGCCGCGCGACGGACGCGGACGCCCGGGCAAGGCATCGAACCACGCGTCGGGCCAGGTGTCAGGCAAGACGCCGCGTGGAGGGCTGCCATGCTGCTGA
- a CDS encoding FMN-binding glutamate synthase family protein: MHAIDRLNHLYPIRYTVFGLAVAGTALSLITLLTAGAGFWVFVVCAALTVLGVYDLRMADKPVLRNYPIVGHLRFLLEAIRPQIRQYFIEGENDAVPFSHAQRQLVAARASSGMGNRPFGTTQDVGAEGYEWINHSLMPTQLPSHDFRVLVGAAVPGRTARADDCTQPYAVSVFNVSAMSFGALSANAILALNAGAKRGGFAHDTGEGSISAHHRVHGGDLIWEIGSGYFGCRNDDGTFSEARFVENANSAQVKMIELKLSQGAKPGHGGVLPAAKVSPEIAAARGVPVGVECVSPSSHSAFRTPREMMAFIARLRQLSGGKPVGFKLCVGHPWEWFGLVKAMLETDITPDFIVVDGGEGGTGAAPLEFCDHVGTPLQEGLLLVHNTLVGVNLRHRVKLGCSGKIISAFDIAQAMALGADWCNSARGFMFALGCIQSQNCHNDTCPTGVATQDPLRQKALVVTDKAEAVHNFHRHTLEAFKDLIQAAGLNHPSEMTADHIVRRLGENDVRLLSSLVPQVPTGSILQGGSTGVPVLDNYWQRASADTFALAPSRRRW, from the coding sequence ATGCACGCCATCGACCGCCTCAACCACCTCTACCCCATCCGCTACACCGTGTTCGGCCTGGCCGTGGCCGGCACGGCGCTGTCGCTGATCACGCTGCTCACGGCCGGTGCCGGCTTCTGGGTGTTCGTGGTGTGCGCCGCGCTCACGGTGCTGGGCGTGTACGACCTGCGCATGGCGGACAAGCCGGTGCTGCGCAACTACCCCATCGTGGGCCACCTGCGCTTCCTGCTCGAGGCGATCCGGCCGCAGATCCGCCAGTACTTCATCGAGGGCGAGAACGACGCCGTGCCCTTCTCGCATGCGCAGCGCCAGCTGGTCGCCGCGCGCGCCAGCAGCGGCATGGGCAACCGCCCGTTCGGCACCACGCAGGACGTGGGCGCCGAAGGCTACGAGTGGATCAACCACTCGCTGATGCCCACGCAGCTGCCCTCGCACGACTTCCGCGTGCTCGTGGGCGCGGCGGTGCCGGGCCGCACGGCCCGCGCTGACGACTGCACCCAGCCCTACGCCGTCAGCGTGTTCAACGTGTCGGCCATGAGCTTTGGCGCGCTGTCGGCCAACGCCATCCTGGCGCTCAACGCCGGGGCCAAGCGCGGCGGCTTCGCGCACGACACGGGCGAGGGCTCGATCTCGGCCCACCACCGCGTGCACGGCGGCGACCTGATCTGGGAAATCGGCTCGGGCTATTTCGGCTGCCGCAACGACGACGGCACCTTCAGCGAGGCGCGCTTCGTCGAGAACGCCAACAGCGCACAGGTCAAGATGATCGAGCTCAAGCTGAGCCAGGGCGCCAAGCCGGGCCACGGCGGCGTGCTGCCGGCCGCCAAGGTGTCGCCCGAGATCGCCGCCGCGCGCGGTGTGCCCGTGGGCGTGGAATGCGTGTCGCCGTCTTCGCACTCGGCCTTCCGCACGCCGCGCGAGATGATGGCCTTCATCGCCCGCCTGCGCCAGCTCTCGGGCGGCAAGCCCGTGGGCTTCAAGCTGTGCGTGGGCCACCCCTGGGAATGGTTCGGGCTGGTCAAGGCCATGCTGGAGACCGACATCACGCCCGACTTCATCGTCGTCGACGGCGGCGAAGGCGGCACGGGCGCGGCGCCGCTCGAGTTCTGCGACCACGTGGGCACGCCACTGCAGGAAGGCCTGCTGCTGGTGCACAACACGCTGGTGGGCGTGAACCTGCGCCACCGCGTCAAACTGGGCTGCTCGGGCAAGATCATCAGCGCCTTCGACATCGCCCAGGCCATGGCGCTGGGCGCCGACTGGTGCAATTCGGCACGCGGCTTCATGTTCGCGCTGGGCTGCATCCAGTCGCAGAACTGCCACAACGACACCTGCCCCACCGGCGTGGCCACGCAGGACCCGCTGCGGCAGAAGGCGCTGGTCGTCACCGACAAGGCCGAGGCCGTGCACAACTTCCACCGCCACACGCTGGAGGCGTTCAAGGACCTGATCCAAGCCGCCGGCCTGAACCACCCGAGCGAGATGACAGCCGACCACATCGTGCGCCGCCTGGGCGAAAACGACGTGCGCCTGCTCTCCAGTCTGGTGCCGCAGGTGCCCACCGGCAGCATCCTGCAGGGCGGCTCCACGGGCGTGCCGGTGCTGGACAATTATTGGCAACGCGCCAGCGCCGACACCTTCGCGCTGGCCCCGAGCAGACGGCGCTGGTGA
- a CDS encoding nucleoside recognition domain-containing protein yields the protein MVLNLIWVGFFLVAILTALVRLLQGDAAVFPALMGAMFDSAKTGFEISLGLVGVMALWLGIMRVGEQAGVIDAFARLVNPLFSLLFPSVPRGHAAQGAVMMNVSANLLGLDNAATPLGLKAMRELQTLNAVPARASDAQIMFIVLNTAGLTLIPTAVIAMRQTMAAKQGLTQFNAADIFLPTLMVTAIGLLTALLAVAWVQKLPIWRPRFAAFVLGLAAFVGTALWGLSQLPPEVAARVVGTVGAVVVMGVVALFLAAGLIRRENCYEAFVEGAKEGFGVAVQIIPYLVAMLVAIGVFRAAGCMDVVLDAIAVGVRALGLDTAFLPALPVGLMKILSGSGARGLMVDVFATYGVASFPAKLAAIIQGSSETTFYVLALYFGSVGVKDTRHALPCALLADGVGIVAAILIAYAMF from the coding sequence ATGGTGCTCAACCTCATCTGGGTCGGTTTTTTCCTCGTCGCCATCCTCACGGCGCTGGTGCGGCTGCTGCAGGGCGATGCGGCGGTGTTCCCGGCGCTGATGGGCGCGATGTTCGATTCGGCCAAGACCGGCTTCGAGATCTCGCTGGGCCTGGTCGGCGTGATGGCGCTGTGGCTGGGCATCATGCGGGTGGGCGAGCAGGCCGGCGTCATCGACGCGTTCGCGCGCCTGGTCAACCCGCTGTTCTCGCTGCTGTTTCCGTCGGTGCCGCGTGGCCATGCCGCGCAGGGTGCGGTGATGATGAACGTCTCGGCCAACCTGCTGGGGCTGGACAACGCGGCCACGCCGCTGGGCCTCAAGGCCATGCGCGAGCTGCAGACGCTGAACGCCGTGCCCGCGCGTGCGAGCGATGCGCAGATCATGTTCATCGTGCTGAACACGGCCGGGCTGACGCTGATCCCCACCGCGGTCATCGCCATGCGGCAGACCATGGCAGCCAAGCAGGGGCTGACGCAGTTCAACGCGGCCGACATCTTCCTGCCGACGCTGATGGTGACCGCAATCGGTCTGCTCACCGCGCTGCTGGCGGTGGCCTGGGTGCAGAAGCTGCCGATCTGGCGGCCGCGCTTCGCGGCCTTCGTGCTGGGCCTGGCGGCGTTCGTCGGCACGGCGCTCTGGGGCCTGTCGCAGCTGCCCCCCGAGGTCGCGGCGCGCGTGGTCGGCACCGTGGGGGCGGTGGTGGTGATGGGCGTGGTGGCGCTGTTTTTGGCCGCCGGGCTGATCCGGCGCGAGAACTGCTACGAGGCCTTTGTGGAGGGCGCCAAAGAGGGCTTTGGCGTGGCCGTGCAGATCATCCCCTACCTGGTGGCCATGCTGGTGGCGATCGGCGTGTTCCGCGCCGCGGGCTGCATGGACGTGGTGCTGGACGCCATCGCGGTCGGGGTGCGCGCGCTGGGGCTGGACACGGCCTTTCTGCCCGCGCTGCCGGTGGGGCTGATGAAGATCCTGTCGGGGTCGGGCGCGCGCGGCCTCATGGTCGACGTGTTCGCCACCTATGGCGTGGCGTCGTTCCCGGCCAAGCTGGCCGCCATCATCCAGGGCTCGTCCGAAACCACCTTCTACGTGCTGGCGCTGTACTTCGGCAGCGTGGGCGTGAAGGACACGCGCCATGCCTTGCCCTGTGCGCTGCTGGCCGATGGGGTGGGCATCGTCGCGGCCATCCTCATCGCCTATGCGATGTTTTGA
- a CDS encoding aspartyl/asparaginyl beta-hydroxylase domain-containing protein yields the protein MIVLAVVAVFLACGMVMHLRGKVRHKLLRQLFDHSTFMAPINVFMLAFSKVPRTPYLPTSTFPELAPLQANWREIREEAIHLQKNMQIKAAANNDDAGFNSFFKSGWKRFYLKWYGDAHPSAMELCPKTTALVKSIPSVKAAMFAELPPGAKLNLHRDPYAGSLRYHLAVLAPNDDRCLIEVDGQPYSWREGEGVIFDETYMHWAENRSEGNRIVLFCDVERPMKGRLSQAVNHWLGEHLVAAASSPNNAGDPTGIISKLFKVSFYAGQYRRRFKAWNPTVYKLTKFGLLAAVVVAFVVW from the coding sequence ATGATCGTGTTGGCCGTGGTGGCCGTGTTTCTGGCCTGCGGCATGGTCATGCACCTGCGCGGCAAGGTGCGCCACAAGCTGCTGCGCCAGCTGTTCGACCACTCCACCTTCATGGCGCCCATCAACGTGTTCATGTTGGCGTTCTCGAAGGTGCCGCGCACGCCTTACCTGCCGACCAGCACCTTTCCCGAGCTGGCGCCGCTGCAGGCCAACTGGCGCGAAATTCGCGAAGAAGCCATCCACCTGCAAAAGAACATGCAGATCAAGGCCGCCGCCAACAACGACGACGCCGGCTTCAACTCCTTCTTCAAGAGCGGCTGGAAGCGCTTCTACCTGAAGTGGTATGGCGATGCCCACCCGTCGGCCATGGAGCTCTGCCCCAAGACCACGGCGCTGGTGAAGTCCATCCCCAGCGTCAAGGCCGCCATGTTTGCCGAGCTGCCGCCCGGCGCCAAGCTCAACCTGCACCGCGACCCCTACGCCGGCTCGCTGCGCTACCACCTGGCCGTGCTGGCGCCCAACGACGACCGCTGCCTGATCGAGGTCGATGGCCAGCCCTACAGCTGGCGCGAGGGTGAGGGCGTGATCTTCGACGAGACCTACATGCACTGGGCCGAAAACCGCAGCGAGGGCAACCGCATCGTGCTGTTCTGCGACGTGGAGCGGCCCATGAAGGGCCGCCTGTCGCAGGCCGTGAACCACTGGCTGGGCGAGCACCTGGTGGCCGCCGCCAGCTCGCCCAACAACGCCGGCGACCCCACGGGCATCATCAGCAAGCTGTTCAAGGTGTCGTTCTACGCCGGCCAGTACCGCCGCCGGTTCAAGGCCTGGAACCCCACGGTCTACAAGCTGACCAAGTTTGGCCTGCTCGCGGCCGTGGTGGTGGCGTTCGTGGTCTGGTGA
- a CDS encoding MFS transporter, translated as MADAPLPASVNPAASRAPDPVAGAEPASAAEQSRRRTLAMLVVLLGLGVVVVDSTLLNLALPSIARQMNATAAHSIWAVNAYQLATLVCLLPFANLGDRLGYRQVYLGGTVVFVAGAVLAAFSQNLAMLVFARALQGVGGGAMMSVNTALIRLIYPPDRIGRGIALNSMVVAMSSVAGPTIAALVLGVASWRWLFFISIPLAVTVLVLGRRVLPLNPHRRPAEAMHKRDVVFNVLMFVLLFVGADLLAMRGTSGEADWRTLGLAMMAAAVVVGVFYMRRQARLSTPLFPVDLMRMPIFALSMGASVSAFAAMSLATVSMPFLLQDGFGKTPFQAGILLTAWPAAIVVMAPLAGRLIGRVHSGLLGGIGMTLMALGMLALALLPAHPGDWDIAWRLALAGAGFGLFQSPNNHTIVTSPPPHRAGAASGMLGTARLTGMTLGAVVVAQIFATWPPAQGVGPHIALWVGLCASIVAGLCSVARVRTAVQTA; from the coding sequence ATGGCTGATGCGCCCCTGCCGGCCTCCGTGAACCCGGCCGCCAGCCGGGCCCCAGACCCCGTGGCCGGCGCCGAGCCCGCGAGCGCCGCCGAACAGAGCCGGCGCCGCACCCTGGCCATGCTGGTGGTCCTGCTGGGCCTGGGCGTGGTGGTGGTCGACTCCACGCTGCTCAACCTGGCGCTGCCCAGCATCGCCCGGCAGATGAACGCCACGGCCGCGCACTCCATCTGGGCCGTCAACGCCTACCAGCTGGCCACCCTGGTCTGCCTGCTGCCGTTTGCCAACCTGGGCGACCGCCTGGGCTACCGCCAGGTCTACCTGGGCGGCACCGTGGTGTTCGTCGCGGGTGCCGTGCTGGCGGCCTTTTCACAGAACCTGGCCATGCTGGTCTTCGCACGCGCGCTGCAGGGCGTGGGCGGCGGCGCCATGATGAGCGTGAACACCGCGTTGATCCGGCTCATCTACCCGCCCGACCGCATCGGTCGCGGCATCGCGCTCAACTCCATGGTGGTGGCCATGTCCTCGGTCGCGGGGCCGACGATCGCCGCCCTGGTGCTGGGCGTGGCCTCGTGGCGCTGGCTGTTCTTCATCAGCATCCCGCTGGCGGTCACCGTGCTGGTGCTGGGCCGCCGGGTGCTGCCGCTCAACCCGCACCGCCGGCCGGCCGAGGCCATGCACAAGCGCGACGTGGTCTTCAACGTGCTGATGTTCGTGCTGCTGTTCGTCGGCGCCGACCTGCTCGCCATGCGCGGCACCAGCGGCGAGGCCGACTGGCGCACCCTGGGCCTGGCCATGATGGCCGCCGCCGTGGTCGTGGGCGTGTTCTACATGCGGCGCCAGGCGCGCCTGAGCACGCCGCTGTTCCCGGTCGACCTGATGCGCATGCCCATCTTCGCGCTCTCCATGGGCGCCTCGGTCAGCGCCTTCGCGGCCATGTCGCTGGCCACGGTGTCCATGCCCTTTCTGTTGCAGGACGGGTTCGGCAAGACGCCGTTCCAGGCCGGCATCCTGCTCACGGCCTGGCCGGCGGCCATCGTCGTCATGGCGCCACTGGCGGGCCGGCTCATCGGCCGCGTGCACAGCGGCCTGCTGGGCGGCATCGGCATGACGCTGATGGCGCTGGGCATGCTGGCGCTGGCGCTGCTGCCGGCGCACCCGGGCGACTGGGACATCGCCTGGCGCCTGGCCCTGGCCGGCGCGGGCTTTGGCCTGTTCCAGTCGCCGAACAACCACACCATCGTCACCTCGCCGCCGCCGCACCGCGCCGGCGCGGCCAGCGGCATGCTGGGCACCGCACGCCTGACCGGCATGACGCTGGGGGCGGTGGTCGTGGCGCAGATCTTTGCCACCTGGCCACCCGCGCAAGGCGTAGGGCCGCACATCGCGCTGTGGGTGGGGCTGTGCGCCAGCATCGTCGCCGGCCTGTGCAGCGTGGCCCGCGTGCGCACGGCGGTTCAAACGGCATGA
- a CDS encoding TPM domain-containing protein, producing the protein MLLRRRFSGLFRGVLRLPLWLALAGLWAGVALPALAVQPVPALSSRVIDQTGTLAADEAQAIAASIARLEQDTGTQLAVLLVASTAPEDIFAYSNRVANTWKLGRADVGDGLLVVVAKDDRRMRIEVAKALEGAVTDIQAGRLINEVMAPAFKRGDYGGGLLQAVQALGQLARGEALPAPAQQALGWADWKQRALIAMSVSMSVGSWAGLLWFAFGPRQWSGARKLVSFLLANGLLSALVAWSVWSPVLFLIGLVLAVPVGVCCWGAVAFFRAIGSGQDVTSVGGTTRRRRFEDSGWGSSRSSSSSSSSSSSSSSSSSSSSGGGGSFGGGGASGSW; encoded by the coding sequence GTGTTGTTGAGAAGGCGGTTCAGCGGGCTGTTCCGTGGGGTGCTGCGCCTGCCGCTGTGGCTGGCACTGGCCGGCCTGTGGGCCGGTGTGGCGCTGCCGGCGCTGGCTGTGCAGCCCGTGCCGGCGCTGAGTTCGCGCGTCATCGACCAGACCGGCACGCTGGCGGCCGACGAGGCGCAGGCCATCGCGGCCAGCATCGCGCGGCTGGAGCAGGACACCGGCACCCAGCTGGCCGTGCTCCTGGTCGCCAGCACAGCGCCCGAAGACATCTTTGCCTACAGCAACCGCGTGGCCAACACCTGGAAGCTGGGGCGCGCCGACGTGGGCGACGGCCTGCTGGTGGTAGTGGCCAAGGACGACCGGCGCATGCGCATCGAGGTGGCCAAGGCGCTGGAAGGCGCGGTGACCGACATCCAGGCCGGCCGATTGATCAACGAGGTGATGGCGCCGGCCTTCAAGCGCGGCGACTACGGCGGCGGCCTGTTGCAGGCGGTGCAGGCGCTGGGGCAGCTGGCGCGGGGCGAGGCCTTGCCGGCGCCGGCGCAGCAGGCCTTGGGCTGGGCGGACTGGAAGCAGCGCGCCCTGATCGCGATGTCGGTGTCCATGTCGGTGGGCAGCTGGGCCGGCCTGCTGTGGTTCGCGTTCGGGCCACGGCAGTGGTCGGGGGCGCGCAAGCTGGTGAGCTTTCTGCTGGCCAATGGGCTGCTGTCGGCGCTGGTGGCCTGGAGCGTGTGGAGCCCGGTGCTGTTCCTGATCGGCCTGGTGCTGGCCGTGCCCGTGGGCGTGTGCTGCTGGGGTGCGGTGGCGTTCTTCCGCGCCATCGGGTCGGGGCAGGACGTGACGTCTGTGGGCGGCACGACGCGGCGCAGGCGTTTCGAGGACTCGGGCTGGGGCAGCAGCCGGTCGAGCTCCAGCTCGTCCAGTTCGAGCTCGTCGTCGAGTTCCTCGAGTTCATCCAGCTCGGGCGGCGGGGGCAGTTTTGGCGGGGGTGGTGCCTCGGGAAGTTGGTGA
- a CDS encoding M20 aminoacylase family protein — protein MVTSLAPHPTVQALQAKSADLTAVRRDIHAHPELRYEEVRTADLVAQRLTDWGIPVVRGLGKTGVVGILRRGSSTRAVGIRADMDALPVQEVNTFAHASQNPGRMHACGHDGHTAMLLGAAEHLAKHGDFDGTVYLIFQPAEEGGAGAQAMIDDGLFEQFPMEAVFGMHNWPGYPQGTMAVSAGPVMASSNEFEIILRGKGGHAALPHTTLDPMPVACQLVLALQTIVSRNVKPIDPAVLSVTMIHGGTATNVVPGQVTIEGTVRTFTLDVLDQMEQRMRELVQQLPLAFGCEGELTFKRNYPPTVNSAAEAEFAQGVMRDLIGDAQTLAQEPVMGAEDFAFMLLAKPGAYLFIGNGDGTHRAHGHGAGPCELHNASYDFNDALLPLGAAYWVELAQRWLVQDR, from the coding sequence ATGGTCACATCCCTTGCCCCCCACCCCACCGTGCAGGCCTTACAGGCCAAATCGGCCGACCTGACCGCCGTGCGCCGCGACATCCACGCCCACCCCGAGCTGCGCTATGAAGAAGTCCGCACCGCGGACCTGGTGGCCCAGCGGCTGACCGACTGGGGCATTCCCGTGGTGCGCGGCCTGGGCAAGACCGGCGTGGTCGGCATCCTGCGACGCGGCAGCAGCACGCGCGCCGTGGGCATCCGCGCCGACATGGATGCCTTGCCCGTGCAGGAGGTCAACACCTTTGCCCACGCCAGCCAGAACCCTGGCCGCATGCACGCCTGCGGACACGACGGGCACACCGCCATGCTGCTGGGCGCGGCCGAACACCTGGCCAAACACGGCGACTTCGACGGCACGGTCTACCTGATCTTCCAGCCCGCCGAGGAAGGCGGCGCCGGCGCCCAGGCCATGATCGACGACGGCCTGTTTGAGCAGTTCCCCATGGAGGCCGTTTTCGGCATGCACAACTGGCCCGGGTACCCCCAAGGCACCATGGCGGTCAGTGCGGGGCCGGTGATGGCCTCAAGCAACGAGTTCGAGATCATCCTGCGCGGCAAGGGCGGGCACGCGGCCTTGCCGCACACCACCCTCGACCCCATGCCCGTGGCCTGCCAGCTGGTGCTGGCGCTGCAGACCATCGTCAGCCGCAACGTCAAGCCCATCGACCCGGCCGTGCTCTCGGTCACCATGATCCACGGCGGCACGGCCACCAACGTGGTGCCGGGCCAGGTGACGATCGAGGGCACGGTGCGCACCTTCACGCTGGACGTGCTCGATCAGATGGAGCAGCGCATGCGCGAGCTGGTGCAGCAGCTGCCACTGGCCTTCGGCTGCGAGGGCGAGCTGACGTTCAAGCGCAACTACCCGCCCACGGTGAACAGCGCGGCCGAGGCCGAATTCGCCCAGGGCGTGATGCGCGACCTGATCGGCGACGCGCAGACGCTGGCGCAGGAGCCCGTCATGGGCGCCGAAGACTTCGCCTTCATGCTGCTGGCCAAACCCGGCGCCTACCTCTTCATCGGCAACGGCGACGGCACGCACCGCGCCCACGGCCATGGCGCCGGGCCCTGCGAGCTGCACAACGCCAGCTACGACTTCAACGACGCGCTGCTGCCGCTGGGCGCTGCCTACTGGGTCGAGCTGGCCCAGCGCTGGCTCGTCCAAGACCGCTGA